In the genome of Anabrus simplex isolate iqAnaSimp1 chromosome 7, ASM4041472v1, whole genome shotgun sequence, the window AAGATGTGCCTATGAGAGCGTTGCTACTAGTAAACTTTTCAGGATGCTATAACCACgtgcagcaagcctatataagtatgtacgcgtgtgcgacgagttcgacagccgtagtggaaggacgtgttcctcccgctcgctctctctctccttgccaggcgctctgtactttcccagtacaagtcaggcagctgtacttgttagtacatcttcgaaggagctttgtctaagctgagcacttctcagtgctcgcttctctctttcaggattttatttcaggatggccacgACGAACTTCAGGGACGGTCCCAATGGCATGGCGATGGCGAGAGGAGTCTACTACAGGGGAGGTCGCCTCTGCACAACGCGGCAATGGATGGAGGACCACCCAGAACCGAGGACACCGTCCTCACCGAGGGAGCAGGACGTGTcgcagaccgaggtggagacggagccacacagggacgggtgcgatccccctgaaggctttttcttctctgagggctacaccgatccggagtacgaggcgctgctcgtctactatAGGCCAGGTCGCCCCGTTCATTCCGAACGGGCCCTAGTCCTGGACAGAGTGCGGCGCCCCCTCCAGGGTGGCAGGAGGCTACCGAtgaccatgtccgtggagagctttctaccaggaggcctcatcataaggcatcacgaccaggagcggatgcacgacgtggagatggagctctctaccctgtttcaggtcgtccgactacctgggagggacggcgtgccagggacgaacgccggcgccctcaggaggaatgCTGAgccggagaccagggaggccatcacccagacgccgaggaggctaaggcatagggcggttaacactgacctagtccaagccacacagccggagaccagcgacgccactacggaggtggagcacgccgccccctggcgccgcgactgtgcgacccaggctgagcgactcggaactgcgaagtggacgcagaccgctcctccaagggccacctccacgaagtggtcacagacccgggcctaccaggaagggcctgtcacccgggcgcaatccaggaaggcgcccctgatggcggatggcagcacagcagtggaaaaggacgccccatggcgttcggagactgctacccaggcccagcctgccatcgtgtctgtcgagctgcagacctcgatgtgcgccctccaggaccgggaacgcagtcgagtggtagcaccgaccgacgccgccgccgccagccaggagaaggaagaagacggcgacgcagcggagccaccagccaccccggggtcaccaggccgggaggagggccaccaggacgaggcctcttcccccgccgagaagaaaccccagggaagaagaagacgacgacgccggaccaggaagcagaaggcgacgccggcccaccacgagaggactgcccagctgcaacgcaggactgctcccaggacagcagtcagccgaggagccaatcaggagaggacctcagcaggtagcggcagtcaggtgagaacagaacgtccccctcaacagctcttgcagtgtttccactgtttgaggtggggccaccgacaggtcagctgtgggctccaagtaaggtgcaaccgttgtggtggtgatcaccattacacggcctgcgctacacttagggaggcgccggtgtgcgccaactgcgcagggggccacccggcctcccatcgcagttgccctgtataccgggccatggcgcgggcagagaggaaggaggcccggcgccatgtcccgcaaccatccagcaggtccccgcctcggcgggcttggcctcattctccgggattggagactgggtacgagggacctcaagggggtcgggcggtgcggcaggcactagtggctattgccgcatggctcggcaaccggcacggcccgcgctagtcacagcagtgcccagaaggactgatcccctgaataactggaacggcgaggaataggcttatgacggtgcatgatacctattcccaactaacacaattacctggacctctccagaaccacatccttgcatgtgctatctacaaaatgtcaggttttacatgtaggcacctttctatttccgcctatgtggttttgtcctgacccttactacctgattacaccactatttatacccaccaccacatctggcctggtagcatgctgagcatggggacaggcagatactcctgtagtatcacacttccactcctccctgctatctttttcttcttagaactaatagcatgtcggaggccatgtagattgagtcgatggtcacgcggggggagcgggcttcgggggcccccccgaatttaaaaaaaaaaaaaaaaaggcaaaggaTGGTGGCGCTTCCGCAAGCGGGCCGGCATTGGTCATCATTAGTTAGTAAAGATTGAAAAGG includes:
- the LOC136877632 gene encoding uncharacterized protein isoform X1, yielding MATTNFRDGPNGMAMARGVYYRGGRLCTTRQWMEDHPEPRTPSSPREQDVSQTEVETEPHRDGCDPPEGFFFSEGYTDPEYEALLVYYRPGRPVHSERALVLDRVRRPLQGGRRLPMTMSVESFLPGGLIIRHHDQERMHDVEMELSTLFQVVRLPGRDGVPGTNAGALRRNAEPETREAITQTPRRLRHRAVNTDLVQATQPETSDATTEVEHAAPWRRDCATQAERLGTAKWTQTAPPRATSTKWSQTRAYQEGPVTRAQSRKAPLMADGSTAVEKDAPWRSETATQAQPAIVSVELQTSMCALQDRERSRVVAPTDAAAASQEKEEDGDAAEPPATPGSPGREEGHQDEASSPAEKKPQGRRRRRRRTRKQKATPAHHERTAQLQRRTAPRTAVSRGANQERTSAGSGSQDGSDWPCLCCFCLFLLRKKEADSQREEGRDQKEQQEWRSW
- the LOC136877632 gene encoding transcription termination factor Rho isoform X2, which translates into the protein MATTNFRDGPNGMAMARGVYYRGGRLCTTRQWMEDHPEPRTPSSPREQDVSQTEVETEPHRDGCDPPEGFFFSEGYTDPEYEALLVYYRPGRPVHSERALVLDRVRRPLQGGRRLPMTMSVESFLPGGLIIRHHDQERMHDVEMELSTLFQVVRLPGRDGVPGTNAGALRRNAEPETREAITQTPRRLRHRAVNTDLVQATQPETSDATTEVEHAAPWRRDCATQAERLGTAKWTQTAPPRATSTKWSQTRAYQEGPVTRAQSRKAPLMADGSTAVEKDAPWRSETATQAQPAIVSVELQTSMCALQDRERSRVVAPTDAAAASQEKEEDGDAAEPPATPGSPGREEGHQDEASSPAEKKPQGRRRRRRRTRKQKATPAHHERTAQLQRRTAPRTAVSRGANQERTSAGSGSQEQQEWRSW